The following are encoded together in the Acidobacteriota bacterium genome:
- a CDS encoding ABC transporter ATP-binding protein: MKGLTVDRLEKSYGEGDNLVRVLDGVTFKMDRGQMVAVTGPSGSGKSTLLHLIGALDRPTAGTIALDGVDAQKLDDAALAQFRNRQVGFIFQDHHLLPQYNVLENVLIPTLAAGGGDDTDTDRARTLLDRVGLAHRLTHRPAELSGGERQRVAVARALIQSPTLLLCDEPTGSLDRQTAVSVADLLFELHGQENTILIVVTHSDELAGRFPRKLQLSDGKCLEL, translated from the coding sequence GTGAAGGGCTTGACGGTCGATCGCCTGGAGAAGTCCTACGGCGAGGGCGACAACCTCGTGCGGGTGCTTGACGGGGTCACGTTCAAGATGGACCGTGGCCAGATGGTGGCGGTCACGGGACCCTCGGGATCCGGCAAGAGTACGCTGCTCCATCTCATCGGTGCCCTCGACCGTCCGACCGCCGGCACGATCGCGCTTGACGGCGTGGATGCGCAGAAGCTCGACGATGCGGCGCTGGCGCAGTTCCGCAATCGCCAGGTCGGCTTCATCTTCCAGGATCATCATCTTCTGCCGCAGTACAACGTTCTGGAGAACGTGCTGATCCCGACGCTGGCCGCCGGCGGCGGTGACGACACGGACACCGATCGAGCGCGCACGTTGTTGGATCGCGTGGGGCTGGCGCATCGGTTGACCCACCGACCCGCGGAGCTTTCGGGTGGCGAGCGACAACGTGTCGCGGTGGCCCGGGCGCTCATCCAGTCTCCGACGCTGTTGCTCTGTGACGAGCCGACGGGAAGCCTCGATCGGCAGACCGCCGTCTCGGTCGCCGACCTGCTCTTCGAACTCCACGGTCAGGAGAACACGATCCTCATCGTCGTGACCCACTCCGACGAGCTCGCGGGCCGATTCCCACGCAAACTTCAGCTGAGTGACGGCAAGTGTTTAGAGCTCTAG
- a CDS encoding ABC transporter permease, translating to MFRALGHYWRLHLAVVMGVAVATMVLSGALLVGDSVRGSLRDMILERLGNVHHVLLSTRMFRADTAGDLGGSTASASMILMPGSANHGERGTRASNVTILGVDPAFAQMFENGSLEFDRGDGQIFPSVVLNRSLARELQAEVGEAVLLRFEQVTEVRRDTLMGERDAGDLIGTLRGTVRQIVPDDGLGGFGVVASQKVPANAFVELEVLQRALDVGDGINTLAIGALSSDDPADQVGRLLTLDDLGVRLVIDSEGQRPQIRAESRDFVFRDDVERLIAGVAGEELTRVQSYLANSMRFADREVPYSMVVALDTTRDPSGSTLETTRGPVTDIGDDEVLLGRWAADDLGVAVGDTIEMDYFVVGPREELETETSRFTVAAIVEATGLANKRSLTPDYPGVQDADDMAAWDPPFPVELNRIRPQDEAYWDRHGATPKAFVSAATGRRLWGTHHGTTTAMLIGIPDGVEPASRVASLSNDLRAALDPYGQGFRFSDTRADGLDAARGATDFGQLFLAFSLFLIVSAALLIGLLFGLGVEQRSREVGLRAAVGFTNTDIRKMFLREGAALAGVGIVIGSGLAVGYAGLLMVALRTLWIGAVGSSRLFLHVQPLSLLIGGAIAIIVSLFTVWRTLARLKKASPSRLLGGGTPSPASPKRRRVARAATWILLLAGLALIAVGFVGGNTESAGLSFGAAALLLVAGIMGFNLWCRSDPRGTRGLRRGNVLAAMAARNSRWNPGRSVLSVALIASACFVIVTVAASRHHFGNELEDRDSASGGFSLVAESDVPIFEEIGDLDVTAFRSLPGDDASCLNLYRPGKPQVLGVPASMIERGGFTFQKQIQVEGDLENPWTLLEQDLGEDVIPAIVDINSAMWILKLGLGDELELEDQRGGTIRLRLVGMLQKSILQSQVLISEEAFRRHFPDQVGFRFFLIETPFDEATAVAASLEQELGDFGFDAKTSVETMEQFQAVEHTYLSTFQLLGALGLLLGTIGLAVVLLRNLVERRSELATMRACGYRRSRLARLVTLETAFLLVTGIVIGAGSAMLALSPRLAHLRAPWDEVAITLAVVCVVGLTAALLAARSVMRMPLIESLRSDR from the coding sequence GTGTTTAGAGCTCTAGGCCACTACTGGCGACTCCACCTGGCGGTCGTGATGGGCGTCGCCGTCGCGACGATGGTCTTGAGCGGGGCACTGCTGGTCGGGGACTCGGTGCGTGGCAGCCTGCGCGACATGATTCTGGAGCGACTGGGCAACGTTCATCACGTGCTGCTGTCCACGCGCATGTTCCGCGCAGACACGGCCGGCGACCTCGGTGGTTCCACGGCCTCGGCATCGATGATCCTGATGCCCGGTAGCGCCAATCACGGCGAGCGTGGAACGAGGGCATCGAACGTTACCATCCTCGGGGTCGATCCTGCCTTCGCTCAGATGTTCGAGAACGGCTCGTTGGAATTCGACCGCGGTGACGGTCAGATATTTCCGTCGGTGGTTCTCAATCGTTCCCTCGCTCGCGAACTACAGGCCGAAGTGGGCGAAGCCGTGCTGCTGCGTTTCGAGCAAGTCACGGAGGTTCGACGCGACACGTTGATGGGGGAGCGGGATGCGGGCGACCTCATCGGGACCCTGCGTGGGACGGTGCGTCAGATCGTGCCCGACGACGGGCTGGGAGGGTTCGGGGTCGTCGCCAGCCAGAAGGTCCCGGCCAACGCGTTCGTCGAGCTTGAGGTCCTCCAGAGAGCCCTGGATGTCGGCGACGGGATCAACACTCTGGCCATCGGCGCTCTGTCGTCCGACGATCCCGCAGATCAGGTCGGCCGGCTGTTGACCCTGGACGACCTCGGCGTTCGTCTCGTCATCGATTCCGAGGGCCAGAGGCCGCAGATCCGAGCCGAGAGTCGGGACTTCGTGTTCAGGGATGACGTAGAACGACTCATCGCGGGTGTTGCCGGGGAAGAGCTGACTCGTGTACAGAGCTATCTGGCCAACAGCATGCGCTTCGCGGACCGAGAAGTTCCGTATTCGATGGTGGTCGCGCTGGACACGACCCGCGACCCGTCGGGATCGACGCTCGAGACGACACGTGGACCGGTGACCGATATCGGGGACGACGAGGTTCTGCTGGGCCGCTGGGCTGCAGACGACCTCGGTGTCGCGGTCGGCGATACGATCGAGATGGACTACTTCGTCGTCGGACCACGGGAGGAGCTTGAGACCGAGACGTCCAGATTCACGGTCGCGGCCATCGTCGAGGCCACGGGACTGGCCAACAAACGCAGTTTGACCCCCGACTATCCCGGCGTCCAGGATGCCGACGACATGGCGGCGTGGGATCCACCGTTTCCCGTCGAACTGAACCGGATTCGTCCGCAGGACGAGGCGTACTGGGACCGTCATGGAGCCACGCCAAAGGCGTTCGTCTCCGCCGCGACGGGACGTCGGCTGTGGGGGACTCACCACGGGACGACCACCGCGATGTTGATCGGTATCCCCGACGGCGTCGAGCCGGCTTCCAGGGTCGCGTCACTTTCGAACGACCTACGCGCGGCCCTCGATCCCTACGGACAGGGGTTCCGATTCAGCGATACCCGAGCGGACGGACTGGACGCCGCACGGGGGGCCACCGATTTCGGGCAGCTGTTCCTGGCGTTCAGTCTGTTCCTCATCGTGTCGGCGGCGCTGCTGATCGGGTTGCTGTTCGGCCTTGGGGTGGAACAGCGATCCCGCGAGGTGGGGCTGCGTGCCGCCGTCGGTTTCACCAACACCGATATCCGAAAGATGTTCCTGCGGGAAGGGGCCGCCCTTGCCGGCGTCGGGATCGTCATCGGCTCGGGACTCGCCGTTGGCTACGCCGGCCTGTTGATGGTCGCCCTGAGGACGCTGTGGATCGGTGCGGTCGGCAGTTCGCGACTGTTCCTTCACGTCCAGCCGCTAAGCCTCCTGATCGGCGGAGCGATCGCAATCATCGTCTCACTCTTCACGGTCTGGCGGACCCTCGCGCGTCTCAAGAAGGCCAGTCCGTCTCGTCTTCTCGGAGGCGGGACTCCGTCGCCGGCCTCGCCGAAGCGTCGCCGAGTCGCACGCGCGGCGACATGGATCCTGCTGCTGGCCGGTCTGGCGCTTATCGCCGTGGGGTTCGTCGGTGGCAACACCGAGTCGGCTGGACTGTCGTTCGGTGCCGCCGCTCTTCTGCTGGTGGCGGGGATCATGGGGTTCAACCTGTGGTGCCGATCCGACCCCCGCGGGACTCGGGGTCTGCGTCGTGGCAATGTGCTGGCGGCGATGGCGGCACGCAACAGTCGTTGGAACCCGGGTCGTAGTGTCCTCAGCGTCGCCCTGATCGCGTCGGCGTGTTTCGTCATCGTGACGGTTGCCGCCAGTCGACACCACTTCGGAAACGAACTGGAAGACAGAGATTCGGCCAGTGGCGGATTCTCGCTTGTGGCAGAGAGCGACGTGCCGATCTTCGAGGAGATCGGTGATCTGGACGTCACCGCATTTCGGAGCCTGCCCGGCGACGACGCCAGCTGTCTGAACCTCTATCGACCGGGCAAGCCGCAGGTGCTCGGCGTTCCGGCATCGATGATCGAACGGGGCGGGTTTACGTTTCAGAAGCAGATCCAGGTCGAAGGAGACCTGGAGAATCCCTGGACGCTCCTAGAGCAGGATCTCGGCGAGGACGTGATCCCGGCCATCGTCGACATCAACTCGGCAATGTGGATCCTCAAGCTCGGTCTTGGCGACGAACTGGAATTGGAGGACCAGCGTGGCGGAACGATCCGACTCCGGCTCGTGGGCATGCTGCAGAAGTCGATCCTCCAGAGCCAGGTGTTGATCTCCGAGGAGGCCTTCCGACGTCACTTCCCCGACCAGGTCGGGTTCCGCTTCTTCCTCATCGAGACACCCTTCGACGAGGCGACCGCCGTGGCTGCATCGCTGGAGCAGGAGCTGGGAGACTTCGGCTTCGACGCAAAGACGAGCGTCGAGACCATGGAGCAGTTCCAGGCGGTGGAGCACACGTATCTTTCGACGTTCCAACTCCTCGGGGCTCTCGGATTGCTTCTCGGAACCATCGGTCTGGCGGTCGTCTTGCTGCGAAACCTCGTCGAGCGTCGATCCGAGCTTGCGACGATGCGGGCCTGTGGCTACCGACGATCCCGGCTGGCACGGCTGGTGACCCTCGAAACGGCGTTCCTTCTTGTGACCGGGATCGTCATCGGTGCCGGTTCGGCCATGCTGGCGCTTTCGCCACGGTTGGCCCATCTGCGGGCGCCGTGGGATGAGGTGGCGATTACGCTGGCGGTTGTCTGCGTGGTCGGACTGACGGCGGCCCTTCTTGCGGCACGGAGCGTGATGAGGATGCCCCTGATCGAGTCGCTCCGTAGCGATCGCTGA
- the asnB gene encoding asparagine synthase (glutamine-hydrolyzing) — MCGICGSRSLTRDPNGYTVDAMLSQMAHRGPDGEGRLNDGPLHAGMRRLSVIDLEGGSQPIANEDGSVQVLFNGEIYNYRQLRVELEQAGHQFRTDSDTEVLVHLWEESGPEMLDRLNGMFAICLQDRRNGQTFLARDRVGIKPLYYTVQDQTLFFASELAVLRAQKELQFDLEREALVEWFHLQYVGGERTIYRQARKLLPGHRLDVVDGEVNVTRWYRPRPCEPLTDERQAADELANLLRSSVDYRLIADVPVGVFLSGGLDSAIIADLAATSHEGPLKSFSVGFEDAGDLDETASARETAARVGTVHRQWVLSADDVARRLEQRIEHQAEPLADPALIPTHFLAEQASKEVTVVLTGEGADELFAGYKRYGYQKLLGVLGRIVGVPTMLRPAAGLAGRRGRQAMDALAGKTAEERHLRWVSTVGPEGSSELFTGEHVARWRDRALGMFRPYLADPERSELEGQLRADQHEWLPHNLLAKVDLATMACSLEARVPFLDHRIVEFAGRLPSDMKLRKGVGKWILRQAFADRLPEDLLGGKKRGFDLPLGPWLRGPLRSRLESLDHNDGLLDLVGLKRDGVRQMVKRHVDEEGDYGLPLFMLISLSIFLETFA; from the coding sequence ATGTGCGGCATCTGCGGTTCACGATCTCTCACCCGAGACCCAAACGGTTACACCGTTGACGCCATGCTGTCGCAAATGGCCCACCGTGGCCCCGACGGCGAGGGGCGACTGAACGACGGCCCCCTTCACGCCGGCATGCGACGCCTGTCCGTCATCGACCTGGAGGGTGGAAGCCAGCCGATCGCAAACGAGGACGGAAGCGTCCAGGTCCTGTTCAACGGCGAGATCTACAACTACCGCCAGCTACGAGTCGAACTCGAGCAAGCGGGACACCAGTTCCGGACCGACTCCGACACCGAGGTCCTGGTCCATCTGTGGGAAGAGTCCGGTCCGGAGATGTTGGACCGACTCAACGGCATGTTCGCGATCTGTCTCCAGGACCGCCGTAACGGTCAGACTTTTCTCGCCCGGGACCGAGTCGGCATCAAACCGCTGTACTACACGGTTCAGGACCAGACCCTGTTCTTCGCGTCGGAACTTGCCGTGCTTCGCGCACAAAAAGAGCTTCAGTTCGATCTGGAGCGTGAGGCGCTGGTCGAGTGGTTTCATCTGCAGTACGTCGGTGGCGAACGGACGATCTATCGACAGGCCCGCAAACTGTTGCCGGGGCATCGACTGGATGTCGTCGACGGTGAGGTCAACGTCACCCGTTGGTATCGACCTCGGCCCTGCGAGCCGTTGACCGACGAGCGACAGGCCGCCGACGAACTGGCAAACCTGCTGCGATCGTCCGTCGACTATCGGCTCATCGCCGATGTGCCGGTGGGCGTCTTCCTCTCCGGTGGGTTGGACTCGGCGATCATCGCGGATCTCGCCGCCACATCCCACGAGGGTCCACTGAAGTCGTTCTCGGTGGGGTTCGAAGACGCCGGCGACCTGGACGAGACGGCGAGCGCCCGCGAGACGGCCGCGAGAGTCGGTACGGTTCATCGGCAATGGGTCCTTTCAGCGGACGATGTGGCGCGTCGGCTGGAACAACGCATCGAGCATCAGGCGGAGCCGCTGGCCGATCCGGCGTTGATCCCCACACACTTCCTGGCCGAACAGGCCAGCAAGGAGGTGACCGTCGTCCTGACCGGCGAGGGTGCCGACGAACTGTTCGCGGGTTACAAGCGTTACGGATATCAGAAGCTGCTGGGTGTGCTTGGGCGCATCGTCGGTGTGCCGACGATGCTTCGTCCCGCAGCCGGTCTTGCTGGTCGACGCGGTCGACAGGCGATGGATGCGCTGGCCGGAAAGACCGCAGAGGAACGACACCTCCGCTGGGTCTCCACCGTCGGTCCCGAGGGGTCTTCCGAACTATTTACAGGCGAGCATGTCGCTCGCTGGCGCGACCGGGCGCTCGGGATGTTCCGACCCTACCTGGCGGACCCGGAGCGAAGCGAACTTGAGGGGCAGCTACGGGCAGACCAGCACGAGTGGCTTCCCCACAACCTGCTGGCCAAGGTCGACCTGGCAACCATGGCCTGTTCGCTGGAGGCGCGCGTGCCGTTTCTCGACCATCGGATCGTCGAGTTTGCCGGTCGGCTCCCGAGCGACATGAAGCTGCGGAAGGGGGTCGGGAAGTGGATTCTCCGTCAGGCCTTCGCCGATCGTCTCCCCGAGGATCTTCTGGGTGGCAAGAAGCGAGGTTTCGACCTGCCGCTGGGTCCCTGGTTGCGTGGCCCGCTGCGATCCCGTCTGGAGAGCCTGGATCACAACGATGGACTCCTTGACCTCGTGGGCCTCAAGCGCGACGGCGTGCGGCAGATGGTGAAGCGCCACGTCGACGAGGAAGGGGACTACGGTCTACCGCTCTTCATGTTGATCTCGTTGTCGATCTTCCTGGAGACGTTCGCATGA
- a CDS encoding glycosyltransferase family 4 protein, whose amino-acid sequence MSRHAVAHVITRLELGGAQQNTLYCTAHHDRRRFDVSLLAGAGGILDDEATRIDDATVRLMETLRHPIAPLDDLRAVRELTRFFRDNQIELVHTHSSKAGILGRLAARRAGVKAIVHTVHGWSFNDTQSLARRQLYVQLERIAARWTDRMVVVSAQNREDGLLRGIGRPEQYRVIHSGIDIEQFRRPQVSRQETRRALGYDDETIVVGTIACLKPQKAPLDFVAAAARAHATDSRLRFVIAGDGELRPRVEAAIARHRLQDVVQLLGWRDDVVELLHGLDLFVLTSLFEGLPRAVLQAMAAGVPVVATAVDGTPEVVDDGKTGLLVPKAEPVAAADAILRLAGDPTLASSLVQGATEGLGRKFEIGQMVRDLDDLYGELLSTSPVSSATSSRRSTSGPSRVVTEPEVQ is encoded by the coding sequence ATGAGTCGTCATGCCGTGGCCCATGTCATCACCCGGCTCGAGCTGGGTGGCGCGCAGCAGAACACGCTCTATTGCACGGCCCATCATGATCGTCGTCGTTTCGATGTTTCGCTTCTGGCGGGAGCCGGAGGGATCCTCGATGACGAGGCGACGCGGATCGACGACGCCACCGTCCGGTTGATGGAGACCCTCCGTCACCCGATCGCGCCGCTGGACGATCTTCGGGCCGTCAGGGAATTGACCCGTTTCTTCCGGGACAACCAGATCGAACTGGTGCACACCCACTCCTCGAAGGCCGGGATCCTCGGGCGTCTGGCCGCGCGACGGGCCGGAGTCAAGGCGATCGTTCATACGGTCCACGGCTGGAGTTTCAACGACACCCAGTCCCTGGCCAGGCGGCAGTTGTACGTCCAACTGGAACGGATCGCCGCGCGCTGGACCGACCGCATGGTCGTCGTCTCCGCGCAGAATCGTGAGGACGGTCTGCTGCGCGGGATCGGTCGCCCGGAACAGTACCGGGTGATCCACAGCGGGATCGATATCGAGCAGTTCCGTCGTCCGCAGGTCTCCCGGCAGGAGACCCGTCGGGCGTTGGGCTACGACGACGAGACGATCGTCGTCGGGACCATCGCCTGTCTCAAGCCCCAGAAGGCCCCGCTGGACTTCGTCGCGGCCGCCGCCCGCGCCCACGCGACGGACTCCCGGTTACGCTTCGTGATCGCCGGCGACGGCGAGCTCCGACCCCGGGTGGAAGCGGCCATCGCGCGGCATCGGCTTCAGGATGTCGTGCAACTCCTGGGTTGGCGCGACGACGTGGTCGAACTGTTGCATGGCCTGGACCTGTTCGTCCTGACGTCGTTGTTCGAGGGACTCCCGCGCGCCGTGCTACAGGCGATGGCGGCAGGCGTCCCCGTGGTCGCCACCGCCGTCGACGGCACGCCGGAAGTCGTTGACGATGGGAAGACGGGGCTGCTGGTCCCGAAGGCAGAGCCCGTTGCCGCGGCCGATGCGATCCTGCGATTGGCGGGAGACCCGACGTTGGCATCCTCGCTGGTCCAGGGCGCCACCGAGGGGCTGGGTCGGAAGTTCGAGATCGGTCAGATGGTGAGAGACCTGGACGATCTCTACGGAGAGTTGCTTTCGACCTCTCCCGTATCCTCTGCGACCAGCAGCCGTCGATCGACCTCCGGTCCGTCGAGGGTCGTGACGGAACCCGAGGTCCAGTAG
- a CDS encoding CRTAC1 family protein: MRIGSSLLLGLLTVAGCSVPQPSPSGMVIADDTQGLDVVQIAGSDNIDFIIDSLGTGAAWLDYDGDGDSDLYLAQGATREQPTAGPPDRLLRNDGDLRFVDVTDQAGLGDRRWTFGVATADFDNDGDPDIYLTNWGADRLYRNNGDGSFSDVSAEVGLGDEGFGSSATWSDIDRDGDLDLFVTRYVEFGFERYPGRGERLSGDRDPCVWKNLEVFCGPRNLQASPDRLYRQDVDEEGRRTFVEIGREAGIADDAWYGLAAHFFDADNDGDDDLYVANDSVQNSLFVNDGHGKFSDQSVLAGLAYNEQGMEQAGMGVASADEDHDGDLDLAVSNFSHDHHTLYRSSGDGWYLDASFPSGLGTASFENLGWGMLFEDLDHDGWEDLYVAHGHVYPQVDTVSLGTTFRQADGLFRNDGQGGYVRLGPDDGSALARVASSRCVLPDDIDGDGDLDLLVTQHNDVPTLIRNDLARGHWLQVAVRGSRSPRDGIGSRVEVQLAGEAHPRVRWIRRDASYLSSRRPVAHFGLGEHDAIERLSVYWTSGSVTTLDGPEVDRRLLVAEDTGEVESNSP; encoded by the coding sequence ATGAGGATCGGATCGTCGCTACTGCTCGGCCTCCTGACCGTGGCCGGTTGTTCCGTCCCCCAGCCGTCGCCGAGCGGCATGGTGATCGCCGACGACACCCAGGGCCTGGACGTCGTTCAGATCGCCGGCTCCGACAACATCGACTTCATCATCGATTCGTTGGGGACGGGTGCTGCGTGGCTGGACTACGACGGCGATGGGGACTCGGATCTCTACCTGGCCCAGGGTGCGACCCGGGAACAGCCGACCGCCGGACCACCGGACCGGCTGTTACGGAACGATGGCGACCTCCGCTTCGTCGATGTGACCGACCAGGCGGGGCTCGGCGATCGTCGCTGGACCTTTGGAGTGGCCACCGCCGACTTCGACAACGACGGCGACCCCGATATCTACCTGACCAACTGGGGCGCCGACCGGCTCTACCGGAACAACGGCGATGGGAGTTTCAGCGACGTCAGCGCCGAGGTCGGGCTGGGCGACGAGGGCTTCGGCAGCTCGGCGACGTGGAGCGATATCGATCGCGACGGCGACCTGGATCTCTTCGTGACCCGTTACGTCGAGTTCGGCTTCGAGCGCTACCCCGGTCGCGGCGAACGGCTGTCCGGCGATCGAGACCCCTGCGTCTGGAAGAACCTCGAGGTGTTCTGTGGGCCGCGAAACCTGCAGGCCTCGCCGGACCGACTCTACCGACAGGATGTCGATGAGGAAGGGCGTCGCACGTTCGTCGAGATCGGCCGGGAAGCCGGTATCGCGGACGACGCCTGGTACGGTCTCGCAGCGCACTTCTTCGACGCCGACAACGATGGCGACGACGACCTCTACGTCGCCAACGACTCGGTCCAGAACAGCCTGTTCGTCAACGACGGTCACGGGAAGTTCAGCGATCAATCGGTTCTGGCCGGCCTGGCTTACAACGAACAGGGCATGGAGCAGGCCGGGATGGGTGTCGCCAGCGCCGACGAGGACCACGACGGCGACCTGGATCTGGCGGTCAGCAACTTCTCTCACGATCATCACACCCTCTACCGGTCGAGCGGTGACGGCTGGTACCTCGATGCCAGCTTCCCCTCGGGACTTGGCACCGCCTCGTTCGAAAACCTGGGTTGGGGGATGCTGTTCGAGGATCTGGATCACGACGGCTGGGAGGATCTCTACGTGGCCCACGGTCATGTCTATCCCCAGGTCGATACGGTCTCCCTGGGAACGACGTTCCGCCAGGCCGACGGGCTGTTTCGCAACGACGGTCAGGGCGGTTACGTGAGGCTTGGACCGGACGACGGTTCCGCGCTGGCCCGCGTCGCCTCCAGTCGCTGCGTGTTGCCCGACGACATCGACGGCGACGGCGACCTCGATCTGCTGGTGACCCAACACAACGACGTCCCGACGCTGATCCGCAACGACCTGGCTCGTGGACACTGGCTACAGGTGGCGGTGCGGGGAAGCCGCTCCCCGAGAGACGGGATCGGCTCTCGGGTCGAGGTTCAGCTTGCCGGCGAGGCTCACCCCAGGGTGCGTTGGATCCGACGGGATGCGTCGTACCTGAGTTCCCGACGACCGGTGGCTCACTTCGGTCTTGGGGAACACGACGCGATCGAGCGGCTGTCGGTCTACTGGACCTCGGGTTCCGTCACGACCCTCGACGGACCGGAGGTCGATCGACGGCTGCTGGTCGCAGAGGATACGGGAGAGGTCGAAAGCAACTCTCCGTAG